In one Lolium rigidum isolate FL_2022 chromosome 3, APGP_CSIRO_Lrig_0.1, whole genome shotgun sequence genomic region, the following are encoded:
- the LOC124702205 gene encoding anaphase-promoting complex subunit 11 — protein sequence MKVKILQWHAVASWTWDAQDETCGICRMAFDGCCPDCKFPGDDCPLIWGACNHAFHLHCILKWVNSQTSTPLCPMCRREWQFKG from the coding sequence ATGAAGGTTAAGATTCTTCAGTGGCATGCGGTGGCTTCTTGGACATGGGACGCCCAAGATGAGACATGTGGCATATGCAGGATGGCATTTGATGGCTGCTGCCCTGATTGTAAGTTCCCTGGTGATGATTGCCCGCTCATTTGGGGTGCCTGCAATCATGCTTTCCATCTTCACTGCATACTCAAGTGGGTGAACTCTCAAACATCAACCCCCCTTTGCCCCATGTGCCGTAGAGAGTGGCAGTTCAAGGGCTAA